The following are from one region of the Cetobacterium somerae genome:
- a CDS encoding sigma-54-dependent transcriptional regulator, producing MTLLGFRLENELKDELESNFENELRFAENISSFMELLKERKYEAVVIDETNLQQDALVNLVKKITETHKRSVIIIMGETSNLKLVAGVIKAGAYDYILKPISPKDVNKILEKAVKDHKLLAERVDRNKNTGDKLIGQTKEIVEVYKMIGRVANSRIPVLVVGEKGTGKSSVATAIHQFSDWNTKPFLSVNCTSFQNNLLERKLFGYEKGAFEGAAFLQIGDLEKANGGTLHLGNIESLSLDMQSKILYLLQEGEFFRMGGSEPIEMDIRIVATTSENLEELINKKLFIDELYNKLKILEINIPPLRERKDDIPFIIDHYLSSCNEELHKAVKGVSKPAMKKIMRYDWPGNVNELKNAIKSAVALCRGSSILVEELPGNVTGNKISKRKGDNQSWVLTDWIEGELLGLKNNKQNNYYGIIISKVEKELIRQVLEVTSGKKVETAELLGITRNTLRTKMNNYGLE from the coding sequence TTGACTCTTTTAGGATTTAGATTAGAAAATGAATTAAAAGATGAGTTAGAAAGTAATTTTGAAAATGAATTAAGGTTTGCAGAAAATATTAGTTCTTTTATGGAACTATTAAAAGAGAGAAAATATGAAGCTGTTGTAATTGATGAAACAAATTTACAACAAGATGCATTAGTTAACCTTGTTAAAAAAATTACAGAAACACATAAAAGATCAGTAATTATAATAATGGGAGAAACTTCAAACTTAAAATTAGTTGCAGGTGTTATAAAAGCAGGTGCTTATGACTATATTTTAAAACCAATTAGTCCAAAAGATGTTAATAAAATCTTAGAAAAAGCGGTAAAAGATCACAAACTTTTAGCTGAAAGAGTAGATAGAAATAAAAATACTGGGGACAAATTAATAGGACAAACAAAAGAGATTGTAGAAGTATATAAAATGATTGGAAGAGTTGCAAATAGTAGAATTCCAGTTTTAGTAGTGGGAGAGAAAGGAACTGGAAAAAGTAGTGTGGCAACAGCGATACATCAATTTAGTGATTGGAATACAAAGCCATTTTTATCAGTAAATTGTACATCTTTTCAGAATAACCTTTTAGAAAGAAAATTATTTGGTTATGAAAAAGGAGCCTTTGAAGGAGCCGCGTTTTTACAAATAGGAGATTTAGAAAAAGCTAATGGAGGAACGCTGCATCTAGGAAATATAGAGTCTTTAAGCTTAGATATGCAATCAAAGATTTTGTATTTATTACAAGAGGGAGAATTTTTTAGAATGGGTGGATCTGAACCTATCGAAATGGATATAAGAATAGTAGCTACTACAAGTGAAAATTTAGAAGAATTAATTAATAAAAAATTATTTATTGATGAATTGTATAATAAATTAAAAATATTAGAGATTAATATACCACCATTAAGAGAGAGAAAAGATGACATTCCATTTATAATAGACCATTATTTATCTAGTTGTAATGAAGAGTTACATAAAGCTGTAAAAGGTGTAAGTAAACCTGCGATGAAAAAAATAATGAGATATGATTGGCCAGGAAATGTAAATGAATTAAAAAATGCTATAAAGTCAGCAGTAGCTCTTTGTAGAGGAAGCTCTATTCTAGTTGAAGAATTACCTGGAAATGTAACAGGAAATAAAATATCTAAAAGAAAGGGAGATAACCAAAGTTGGGTATTAACTGATTGGATAGAGGGAGAGCTTCTAGGTTTAAAAAATAATAAACAAAATAACTATTATGGGATAATAATATCAAAAGTTGAAAAAGAGTTAATACGTCAAGTTTTAGAGGTAACAAGTGGTAAAAAAGTTGAAACGGCAGAGCTGCTTGGAATAACAAGGAATACATTGAGAACAAAGATGAATAACTATGGCTTAGAGTAA
- the dnaX gene encoding DNA polymerase III subunit gamma/tau, with protein MHVTLYRKYRPKGFEEIAGEQEIVQTLKNSLKSNRLAHAYLFTGPRGVGKTSIARLMAKGVNCLTNGITDTPCNVCENCKEISMGNFLDLIEIDAASNRGIDEIRQLKEKINYSPTKGRKKVYIIDEVHMLTKEAFNALLKTLEEPPEHVLFILATTEPDKILPTIISRCQRYDFKSVNYRDMREKLLYIVDSEGYKIDEPSLVAIYEASSGSMRDSISILERLMINTEEKNIVIEKTEDVLGITPLKTIDLFIEAIENKNQSQGIELLEDIWKNSIDIELFFKDLAKRAKDRIIKGDLETEKGLEIIDTIYDILSKFRHEEDKRLIGYVILNRLTERKEKEIIVEKIIEKVQEVDKTTIDAFENEVEQEIMSKVTYDEVKKSWDRIIEEAKKVKMTFGAFLIKAYFKDFSNNTLSIGFAEDQGFAKNMMETEPYRSLFLDVVRKVLKSKVMIKYELKEVNKNKDRVDNEDFSKKIIDFFGGEII; from the coding sequence ATGCACGTAACATTATATAGAAAATACAGACCAAAAGGTTTTGAAGAGATTGCAGGAGAACAAGAGATTGTTCAAACTTTAAAGAACTCATTGAAATCTAATAGGTTAGCACACGCTTATTTATTTACAGGACCTCGTGGTGTAGGAAAAACATCTATAGCTAGACTTATGGCAAAAGGTGTAAACTGTTTAACAAATGGCATAACAGATACACCTTGTAACGTATGTGAAAATTGCAAAGAGATTTCTATGGGAAATTTTTTAGATTTAATTGAAATAGATGCAGCTTCAAATAGAGGAATTGATGAAATAAGACAATTAAAAGAAAAGATAAATTATAGCCCAACTAAGGGAAGAAAAAAAGTTTACATAATAGATGAAGTTCATATGTTAACTAAAGAAGCTTTTAATGCTCTTTTAAAAACTTTAGAGGAGCCTCCAGAGCATGTTCTATTTATTTTAGCTACAACAGAGCCTGATAAAATTTTACCAACTATTATATCAAGATGTCAGAGATATGATTTTAAAAGTGTTAATTATAGAGATATGAGAGAGAAATTACTATATATAGTAGATAGCGAAGGATATAAAATAGATGAACCTAGTTTAGTAGCTATTTATGAAGCTTCTAGTGGAAGCATGAGAGATTCAATATCAATTTTAGAAAGACTTATGATAAATACAGAGGAAAAAAATATTGTAATTGAAAAAACAGAGGATGTATTAGGAATAACTCCTTTGAAAACTATAGATTTATTTATAGAAGCTATAGAGAATAAAAATCAGTCTCAAGGAATTGAACTTTTAGAAGATATCTGGAAAAATTCTATAGATATAGAGTTATTTTTTAAAGATTTAGCCAAAAGAGCTAAGGATAGAATTATAAAAGGTGATTTAGAAACTGAAAAAGGTCTAGAAATAATTGACACAATTTATGATATTTTATCGAAATTTCGTCATGAAGAGGATAAACGTCTAATTGGATATGTTATTTTAAATAGATTAACAGAAAGAAAAGAAAAAGAAATTATAGTTGAGAAAATCATAGAAAAAGTTCAAGAAGTAGATAAAACTACAATAGATGCTTTTGAAAATGAAGTAGAACAAGAAATCATGTCTAAAGTAACTTATGATGAAGTAAAAAAATCTTGGGATAGAATAATTGAAGAAGCTAAAAAAGTAAAAATGACTTTTGGAGCATTTTTAATTAAAGCATATTTTAAAGACTTTTCAAATAATACTTTAAGTATTGGTTTTGCAGAAGATCAAGGATTTGCAAAAAATATGATGGAAACAGAGCCATACAGAAGTTTATTTTTAGATGTAGTAAGAAAAGTTCTCAAATCAAAAGTTATGATAAAATATGAATTAAAAGAGGTTAATAAAAATAAAGATAGAGTAGATAATGAAGATTTTTCTAAAAAAATAATAGATTTTTTTGGTGGAGAAATAATATAG
- the rplI gene encoding 50S ribosomal protein L9, translated as MSKIQVILTADVAGQGRKGEIVSVSEGYAKNFLLKNNKGIVATPEELKKIENKKIRDAKKAEEEKKKAIEVKALLESKKLSIVGKTGDNGKLFGAITNKEISAELKKEFGLDIDRKKIECTIKSLGEHKVIVKLHTDVKAEVLVVIKG; from the coding sequence ATGTCAAAAATACAAGTAATTTTAACAGCGGATGTGGCAGGACAAGGAAGAAAAGGAGAGATTGTAAGTGTTTCTGAAGGTTATGCAAAAAACTTCCTATTAAAAAATAATAAAGGAATTGTGGCAACTCCAGAGGAGTTAAAAAAGATAGAGAATAAAAAGATAAGGGATGCAAAAAAAGCTGAAGAAGAAAAAAAGAAAGCAATAGAAGTAAAAGCATTATTAGAGAGTAAAAAATTATCAATAGTTGGAAAAACAGGAGATAATGGAAAATTATTTGGAGCAATAACAAATAAAGAGATTTCTGCTGAATTAAAAAAAGAATTTGGATTAGATATAGATAGAAAAAAAATCGAGTGCACTATTAAGAGCTTAGGAGAACATAAAGTAATTGTAAAATTACATACAGATGTAAAGGCTGAGGTTTTAGTAGTTATAAAAGGATAG
- the dnaB gene encoding replicative DNA helicase encodes MEDIEKLRKIPSSLEAERSVLGGIFLKPDIFSEVIEIITSSDFYKMAHKIIFEVMQEVYGSGESIDPIIVMDRLKRKDKFDDIGGEAIFYEIIEEVPTAANILTYARIIKEKATLRKLGDIGTKIVEMTYEGYEDVDTILDKAEGMIFKVAESKESKDIVSLKEVVTNEFERLEQLLQNKGVTTGISSGFKHFDEMTSGFHPSDLVILAARPSMGKTAFALNLALNAAMKAEKGVLVFSLEMSSSQLLQRLLAIEAGIGLQKIRNGFLGEDDWGKLGIASGKLANAEINIADVPNVNVLEIRSIARRLKAAGKLDMILIDYLQLIKGTSGKSDNRQQEISDISRSLKGIARELDIPIIALSQLSRAPEQRADRRPMLSDLRESGAIEQDADMVVFLYRDDYYNDESEQKGITEVIIGKQRNGPVGTVNLKFFHEITKFGDYTTKVE; translated from the coding sequence ATGGAAGATATAGAAAAACTTAGAAAAATTCCAAGCAGTTTAGAGGCTGAGAGGTCAGTTCTAGGTGGTATTTTTTTAAAGCCAGATATTTTTAGTGAGGTAATAGAAATTATTACCTCAAGTGATTTTTATAAAATGGCTCACAAAATAATTTTTGAAGTTATGCAAGAAGTATATGGCTCTGGCGAATCAATAGATCCAATAATAGTTATGGATAGACTTAAAAGAAAAGATAAGTTTGATGATATCGGTGGAGAAGCTATCTTTTATGAAATTATAGAAGAAGTGCCAACAGCAGCAAATATCTTGACTTATGCAAGAATTATAAAGGAAAAGGCAACTTTAAGAAAGCTTGGAGATATTGGAACTAAAATAGTAGAAATGACTTATGAAGGATATGAAGATGTGGATACTATATTAGATAAAGCTGAAGGAATGATATTTAAAGTTGCTGAAAGTAAAGAGTCAAAAGATATTGTTAGTTTAAAAGAAGTTGTAACAAATGAATTTGAAAGATTGGAACAACTTTTACAAAATAAAGGTGTAACAACAGGAATCTCAAGTGGATTCAAACATTTTGATGAAATGACAAGTGGATTTCATCCATCAGATTTAGTAATTTTAGCTGCTAGACCATCTATGGGAAAAACAGCCTTTGCGCTAAACTTAGCTTTAAATGCAGCTATGAAAGCTGAAAAAGGTGTTTTAGTATTTAGTTTGGAGATGTCGAGTTCCCAATTATTACAAAGACTTTTAGCTATAGAAGCTGGTATAGGATTACAAAAAATCAGAAATGGATTTTTAGGAGAAGATGATTGGGGAAAATTAGGAATTGCCAGTGGTAAATTGGCAAATGCTGAAATAAATATAGCAGATGTTCCCAATGTAAATGTTTTAGAGATTAGATCTATAGCAAGAAGATTAAAAGCTGCTGGAAAATTAGACATGATTTTAATTGACTACTTACAACTTATAAAAGGAACAAGTGGAAAATCAGACAATAGACAGCAAGAGATCTCTGATATCTCAAGATCATTAAAAGGGATAGCTAGAGAGTTAGATATACCGATAATTGCATTATCGCAGCTTTCTCGTGCTCCAGAACAAAGAGCTGATAGAAGACCAATGCTATCAGACTTAAGAGAATCAGGAGCAATTGAGCAAGATGCTGATATGGTTGTATTTTTATATAGAGATGATTATTATAATGATGAGTCTGAACAAAAAGGTATAACAGAAGTTATCATAGGAAAGCAAAGAAATGGACCAGTTGGAACTGTAAACTTGAAGTTCTTCCACGAAATTACCAAGTTTGGAGATTACACAACTAAGGTTGAATAG
- a CDS encoding peptidase U32 family protein: protein MKRAELLAPAGNMEKLKMAFHYGADAVFLGGKMFNLRAGSHNFNDEELKEAVEYAHSMEKRVYVALNIIPHNNELELLPDYVKYLEEIGVDGVIVADLGVFQVVKEHTNLNISVSTQASNTNWRSVKMWKDLGAKRVVLAREISLDNIAEIRAKVPDIELEVFVHGAMCMSVSGRCLLSNYMTGRDANRGDCAQSCRWKYNLVEETRPNEYMPVYEDERGTYIFNSKDLCTIEIIDKILDLGVDSLKIEGRMKGIYYVSNAVKVYKEAINKYYAGEYEYDPTWMEEIQSTSNRSYTQGFYHGQPGAEANNYNDRNSYSQTHQLVAKIEEKIGENEYVLGIRNRVLAGESLEVITTSGKPRVIVMPKMTLITKAGEEVVEAANPNSTVKVVLEGGFEAMDMIRRVKEAQE, encoded by the coding sequence ATGAAAAGAGCAGAATTATTAGCTCCAGCAGGAAATATGGAAAAGTTAAAAATGGCTTTCCATTATGGAGCAGACGCAGTATTCTTAGGAGGAAAAATGTTTAACCTAAGAGCTGGAAGTCACAACTTTAATGATGAGGAGTTAAAAGAGGCTGTTGAATATGCACATTCAATGGAAAAAAGAGTATATGTAGCTCTTAATATAATACCTCATAATAATGAATTAGAGTTATTACCAGATTATGTAAAATATTTAGAAGAGATTGGAGTAGATGGTGTAATAGTTGCAGACTTAGGAGTATTCCAAGTTGTAAAAGAACATACTAACTTAAATATAAGTGTAAGTACTCAAGCAAGTAATACTAACTGGCGTTCAGTAAAAATGTGGAAAGATTTAGGAGCTAAAAGAGTAGTTTTAGCAAGAGAAATATCTTTAGATAACATTGCTGAAATAAGAGCTAAAGTACCTGATATTGAGTTAGAAGTATTTGTTCACGGAGCAATGTGCATGTCAGTTTCTGGAAGATGTTTACTAAGTAACTATATGACTGGTAGAGATGCTAATAGAGGAGATTGTGCTCAATCATGTAGATGGAAGTATAATTTAGTTGAAGAAACAAGACCAAATGAGTATATGCCTGTTTACGAGGATGAAAGAGGAACGTATATATTCAATTCAAAAGATTTATGTACAATAGAGATTATAGATAAAATTCTTGATTTAGGAGTAGACTCTTTAAAAATTGAGGGTAGAATGAAAGGTATTTATTATGTTTCAAATGCTGTAAAAGTATACAAAGAAGCAATAAATAAGTATTATGCAGGAGAATATGAGTATGACCCAACTTGGATGGAAGAGATTCAATCAACATCTAATAGATCATACACTCAAGGATTCTATCATGGGCAACCAGGAGCAGAAGCTAATAACTATAACGATAGAAATTCTTATAGTCAAACACACCAATTAGTTGCTAAAATAGAGGAAAAAATTGGAGAAAATGAATATGTTTTAGGAATTAGAAATAGAGTTTTAGCAGGAGAATCTTTAGAAGTTATAACTACTTCAGGAAAACCTAGAGTAATTGTAATGCCTAAGATGACTTTAATAACTAAAGCAGGAGAAGAAGTGGTAGAAGCTGCTAATCCAAATTCAACTGTAAAGGTAGTTTTAGAGGGTGGATTTGAAGCTATGGATATGATTAGAAGAGTTAAAGAGGCTCAAGAGTAA
- a CDS encoding peptidylprolyl isomerase, with translation MKKIIKLLSLVVMLAVMVSCSSTSKTQAVKYNDIRATFVTTQGDISFYLYPEASPVTVANFINLAKRGFYDNTKIHRAVENFVVQGGDPTGRGDGGPGYSIPDEFSKWLDFYQPGMLAMANTGPETGGSQFFFTLYPADWLNNKHTIFGEYIEEKDFNNIKKLEVGDVIKEIKFTGDVDLFLSLHKAQVEEWNATLDKNFPNLKKYPIKDKNEFSGESQAYYDELQRIYTKKDQKEEEEKEWFIPRFIRATEKKIKDSKNN, from the coding sequence ATGAAAAAAATCATTAAATTACTATCTCTAGTAGTGATGTTAGCTGTAATGGTGAGTTGTTCATCTACTAGTAAAACTCAAGCAGTAAAATATAACGATATTAGAGCTACTTTTGTAACAACACAAGGGGATATTAGTTTTTATTTATATCCAGAAGCTTCCCCAGTAACTGTAGCTAATTTTATAAACCTTGCAAAAAGAGGATTCTATGACAATACAAAAATTCATAGAGCTGTAGAAAATTTTGTGGTTCAAGGTGGAGACCCTACTGGAAGAGGAGATGGAGGACCTGGTTACTCTATTCCTGATGAATTCTCTAAATGGTTAGATTTCTATCAACCAGGAATGTTAGCAATGGCAAATACAGGACCTGAAACAGGAGGATCTCAATTCTTCTTTACTCTTTATCCTGCTGATTGGCTAAACAATAAGCATACTATATTTGGAGAATATATTGAAGAAAAAGATTTCAACAATATCAAAAAATTAGAAGTTGGAGATGTTATTAAAGAGATTAAATTTACAGGAGATGTTGATTTATTCTTATCTTTACATAAAGCACAAGTAGAAGAGTGGAATGCTACATTAGATAAAAATTTCCCAAATTTAAAAAAATATCCTATAAAGGATAAAAATGAATTCAGCGGAGAATCTCAAGCATACTATGATGAACTTCAAAGAATTTATACAAAGAAAGATCAAAAAGAAGAAGAAGAAAAGGAATGGTTCATTCCTAGATTTATAAGAGCTACTGAGAAAAAAATAAAAGATTCAAAAAATAATTAA
- a CDS encoding ABC transporter permease, whose product MNKRRTSLFFFILSMIFFYLPLVILVMYSFNEGRSSTWQGFSMKWYKELFLYSDNIWKAFKYSLIIGVLSSTISTLIGTLGAIGIHWYNFKHKNYLKVITFLPLVIPDIILGVSLLIMFATVKLELGLTSIFIAHTTFNIPFVLFIVLSRLGEFDYSIVEAAYDLGANEFQTLKKVILPMLMPAIISGFLMALTLSFDDFVTTFFVAGPGSSTLPLRIYSMIRLGVSPVVNALSVLLIVLSIALTLSTKSLQKYFVK is encoded by the coding sequence ATGAATAAAAGAAGAACATCTTTATTTTTCTTTATTCTTTCTATGATATTCTTTTATTTACCACTAGTAATTCTTGTTATGTATTCCTTTAATGAAGGTAGATCTAGTACTTGGCAAGGATTCTCAATGAAATGGTATAAAGAGCTATTTTTATATTCTGATAATATTTGGAAAGCTTTTAAATATAGTTTAATAATCGGAGTTTTATCTAGTACAATATCGACACTAATTGGAACTTTAGGAGCTATTGGTATACATTGGTATAACTTTAAACATAAAAATTATTTAAAAGTTATTACTTTTTTACCTTTAGTTATTCCCGATATAATTCTAGGAGTTTCTCTTCTAATTATGTTTGCTACAGTAAAGTTAGAATTAGGATTAACTAGTATTTTTATAGCCCATACAACATTTAATATACCTTTTGTTTTATTTATTGTTTTATCTAGACTTGGAGAGTTTGACTACTCTATTGTTGAGGCCGCTTATGATCTTGGTGCTAATGAGTTTCAAACATTGAAAAAGGTAATTTTACCTATGTTAATGCCTGCTATAATATCTGGATTTTTAATGGCTTTAACTTTATCATTTGATGATTTCGTTACAACGTTCTTTGTTGCTGGACCTGGATCTTCTACATTACCATTAAGAATATACTCTATGATAAGGTTAGGAGTTTCTCCAGTTGTAAATGCATTATCTGTATTACTTATTGTTTTATCCATAGCTTTAACCCTATCTACAAAAAGTTTACAAAAGTACTTTGTAAAATAG
- a CDS encoding ABC transporter permease, with protein MKKISSGSFYSIPLTLWMSVFFVIPMLIVLSYAFLTKGTYGGVQMIFTLKNFNVFFEPIFLKILFRTIYISIAVTLITVLLAVPTAYFIARSKFRQELLILVIIPFWTNFLIRIYAWISILGSNGFLNTFLIKLGIIETPLKLLYNTGSVILITVYTSLPFAILPLYAIIEKFDFSLVEAARDLGATNSQAFRKVFLPNIKSGIITAILFTFIPAMGSYAIPKLVGGTQATMLGNIIAQHLTVTRNWPLASAISAMLILVTSIALLIFMRAEKKSKEVSDE; from the coding sequence TTGAAAAAAATATCTTCTGGAAGTTTTTACAGTATTCCTTTAACTCTTTGGATGTCTGTATTCTTTGTCATTCCAATGCTTATTGTTTTAAGTTATGCTTTTTTAACAAAAGGAACTTATGGTGGAGTTCAAATGATCTTCACTCTCAAAAATTTCAATGTATTTTTTGAGCCTATATTTTTGAAAATATTATTTAGAACAATATATATATCTATAGCTGTGACTCTTATAACAGTACTTTTAGCTGTTCCTACTGCATACTTTATTGCTAGGTCTAAATTTAGACAAGAATTACTTATCCTTGTTATTATTCCATTTTGGACTAATTTTCTAATTAGAATATACGCTTGGATATCGATTTTAGGTTCAAATGGATTTTTAAATACATTTTTAATTAAATTAGGAATAATTGAAACTCCATTAAAGCTATTATATAACACTGGATCGGTTATTTTAATAACTGTTTATACTAGTTTACCCTTTGCTATATTACCACTTTATGCAATTATTGAAAAATTTGATTTTTCTCTAGTTGAAGCTGCAAGAGATTTAGGAGCTACTAATAGTCAAGCTTTTAGAAAAGTATTTTTACCAAATATTAAATCTGGTATCATTACAGCTATTTTATTTACTTTTATTCCTGCAATGGGGTCATACGCAATCCCTAAACTTGTCGGTGGTACTCAGGCTACTATGCTTGGAAATATCATTGCCCAACATTTAACTGTAACAAGAAACTGGCCTTTAGCCTCGGCTATATCTGCTATGCTTATCTTAGTTACATCAATTGCTCTATTAATTTTTATGAGAGCTGAAAAAAAATCTAAGGAGGTAAGTGATGAATAA
- a CDS encoding ABC transporter ATP-binding protein, which produces MKKTDIKIVDIKKSFDGVDVLKNINLNIKDGEFFSILGPSGCGKTTLLRMIAGFITPDSGAIYLGDENIVELAPNKRNVNTIFQKYALFPHLTVYENVAFPLRLKKVDEKTIDIEVKRFIELVDLKDHMYKKPNQLSGGQQQRVSIARALINKPGVLLLDEPLSALDAKLRQNLLIELDNIHDEVGITFIFITHDQQEALSISDRIAVMNKGEILQVGTPAEVYEAPADSFVADFIGENNFFEGVVTEIFDETYGKIQSESLDELIFELDKPVKVGDKIRVSIRPEKIRVSKHIPTGLSNKHNTLKVYVDELIYSGFQSKYFVWVNGDKNILFKAFKQHAVYFDEEDNDTIHWDEDAYISWHADDSFLVEVI; this is translated from the coding sequence TTGAAAAAAACAGATATTAAAATTGTCGATATTAAGAAAAGTTTCGACGGAGTTGATGTTTTAAAAAATATTAACTTAAATATTAAAGATGGAGAGTTTTTTTCTATTTTGGGTCCATCTGGATGTGGTAAGACTACTCTTTTAAGAATGATTGCAGGATTTATAACTCCTGATAGTGGAGCAATCTATTTAGGAGATGAGAATATAGTTGAATTAGCCCCAAATAAAAGGAACGTAAATACAATCTTCCAAAAATATGCTTTGTTTCCTCATTTAACAGTTTATGAAAATGTAGCCTTTCCTCTTAGGTTAAAAAAGGTTGATGAGAAAACAATTGATATTGAAGTAAAAAGATTCATCGAACTTGTTGATTTAAAAGATCATATGTACAAAAAGCCTAATCAACTTTCTGGTGGACAACAACAAAGAGTTTCAATTGCTAGAGCTCTTATCAATAAACCTGGTGTTTTACTATTAGATGAACCTTTATCAGCATTAGACGCTAAGTTAAGACAGAATCTTTTAATTGAGCTTGATAATATTCATGATGAAGTAGGAATAACTTTTATTTTCATTACACATGATCAACAAGAGGCCCTATCTATCTCTGATCGTATTGCAGTTATGAATAAAGGAGAGATTTTACAAGTAGGAACTCCTGCTGAAGTTTATGAAGCTCCTGCTGATTCATTTGTAGCTGATTTTATTGGTGAGAATAACTTTTTTGAGGGTGTTGTAACTGAAATTTTTGATGAAACATATGGAAAAATTCAAAGTGAATCTCTAGATGAATTAATTTTTGAATTAGATAAACCTGTTAAAGTTGGAGATAAAATCAGAGTTTCAATAAGACCTGAAAAAATTAGAGTTTCTAAACATATACCTACTGGACTTTCAAATAAACACAATACTCTAAAAGTTTATGTAGACGAACTTATTTATTCAGGATTCCAAAGTAAATATTTTGTTTGGGTAAATGGTGATAAAAATATTCTATTTAAAGCTTTTAAACAGCACGCTGTTTATTTTGATGAAGAAGACAATGATACAATACACTGGGATGAAGATGCCTATATATCTTGGCATGCTGATGATAGCTTCTTAGTTGAGGTGATATAA
- the hpf gene encoding ribosome hibernation-promoting factor, HPF/YfiA family, whose product MRINYNTNGDLVITDAIKSHCEKNFSKLKKFFDNILTVNVTLSATKSKTGPLQRVDARVHVNGNVIKGVYTDDDLYNAIDRVTEILAKQIKKHKEKLRDNNHSLPNIPTAKKITFESSDNSITVEFTKKIESITVNPRPMDVEEAILQLEALNKDFYVFTNSETGDMNIVYKKRNGDYGHVEPAHF is encoded by the coding sequence ATGAGAATAAACTATAATACTAACGGAGATCTTGTTATTACTGACGCCATCAAAAGTCATTGCGAAAAGAATTTTTCTAAATTAAAAAAATTCTTCGATAACATCTTAACTGTAAACGTTACTTTATCTGCTACAAAATCAAAAACAGGACCTCTACAAAGAGTCGATGCCAGAGTTCATGTGAACGGAAATGTGATTAAGGGTGTTTATACAGATGACGACCTTTATAATGCAATAGATCGTGTAACTGAAATTTTAGCAAAACAAATTAAAAAGCATAAGGAAAAATTAAGAGATAATAACCACTCTTTACCTAATATTCCTACTGCTAAAAAAATTACATTCGAATCTTCTGATAACTCAATTACTGTTGAATTTACGAAAAAAATTGAGAGTATCACAGTTAATCCTAGACCTATGGATGTAGAAGAAGCTATATTACAATTAGAAGCTTTAAATAAAGACTTCTATGTTTTTACAAATTCAGAAACTGGTGATATGAATATTGTTTATAAAAAAAGAAATGGAGATTACGGTCACGTAGAACCTGCTCATTTCTAA
- a CDS encoding ABC transporter ATP-binding protein, with amino-acid sequence MTKNIVLELKNICKNYSTKTETLEIIKNLNLQIEEGDFISILGQSGSGKTTLLNLIGLLDSPTSGNIYIDNENISVNSSNIDLVRNKKIGFVFQFHYLLPEFTALENVMIPALTQDYSKKREIERRALELLKEVGVDHRANHKPTELSGGEKQRVAIARALINNPKILLLDEPTGNLDNETSEKIFNIFKQINSKKRQTIITVTHSRELAEISNKKLFLKKGILSE; translated from the coding sequence ATGACTAAAAATATTGTGCTTGAATTAAAAAATATTTGTAAAAATTATTCAACTAAAACAGAGACCTTAGAAATTATTAAAAACTTAAATTTACAAATTGAAGAAGGTGATTTTATCTCTATTCTGGGACAATCTGGTTCTGGAAAAACTACACTTTTAAATTTAATTGGTCTTCTGGATTCTCCTACTTCTGGAAATATTTATATTGATAATGAAAATATATCTGTAAATAGTTCTAATATTGATTTAGTACGAAATAAAAAAATTGGTTTTGTTTTTCAATTTCATTATCTTTTACCTGAATTTACAGCTCTTGAAAATGTCATGATTCCAGCTTTAACACAAGATTATTCTAAAAAGAGAGAGATTGAAAGAAGAGCTCTTGAACTTCTCAAAGAGGTTGGGGTCGATCATAGAGCTAACCATAAACCAACTGAACTTTCTGGTGGAGAAAAACAAAGAGTAGCTATCGCAAGAGCTCTAATAAATAATCCTAAAATTTTACTTTTAGATGAGCCTACTGGAAACTTAGATAATGAGACAAGTGAAAAAATTTTTAATATTTTCAAACAAATTAATAGCAAAAAACGTCAAACAATCATAACAGTAACACATTCAAGAGAGCTTGCTGAGATATCTAATAAAAAATTATTCTTAAAAAAAGGAATTCTTTCAGAATAA